One region of Peribacillus simplex genomic DNA includes:
- a CDS encoding response regulator transcription factor has product MRALIVDDEFNVRDVIRHLGQWETHGITKLLEAKNGHEAKSLIEKERPEIIFTDVKMPGMGGIELIEWLDSISYPGKVIFITGYNDYSYMRKAIQHSSFDYLLKPIEYEAFNHTLEKSVQAWKDDFEHAEVLEDVKKLRRNQLATAICLGGRSDAISLAEFLPESEGYKLTLLSFYQMHNPDLYIQKLSGELTDRKLGNAFSLQTDLNLCLVITIRDQWLSVEEWISQEFDIPVRLVTEEQVETLSDIRTSFQALQKKLEEQNFRSIHRLDEIDAARRMEDMVSYVDMYYMEDLSLEKLSNVFFLSREHISRKYKQETGMTLSKYITELRIRQAKSWLQQKDKSIYSISTMLGYQDEIYFSKLFKKVVGMTPFEFRNKNDQHVSKGVT; this is encoded by the coding sequence GTGAGAGCACTGATTGTCGATGATGAATTCAATGTGCGGGACGTCATACGCCATTTAGGCCAGTGGGAAACTCACGGCATCACCAAGCTATTGGAAGCGAAAAATGGCCATGAGGCAAAATCACTGATTGAGAAAGAACGCCCTGAGATTATCTTTACAGACGTGAAAATGCCCGGTATGGGCGGAATCGAACTGATTGAGTGGTTGGATTCCATTTCCTATCCGGGGAAAGTTATTTTCATTACTGGATATAACGATTATTCCTATATGCGGAAAGCCATTCAGCACAGCAGCTTTGATTACCTGCTGAAGCCGATTGAGTATGAGGCGTTCAATCATACACTGGAAAAATCGGTACAAGCCTGGAAGGATGACTTTGAACATGCTGAAGTGCTGGAAGATGTGAAAAAACTGCGGAGAAACCAGTTAGCCACTGCGATATGCCTGGGGGGCCGTTCAGATGCAATCAGCCTTGCCGAGTTTCTTCCTGAATCGGAGGGCTATAAGCTGACACTGCTCTCCTTTTACCAGATGCACAATCCGGATCTCTATATCCAAAAGCTTTCAGGTGAACTTACGGACCGCAAATTAGGAAATGCGTTTTCCTTGCAGACGGATCTTAACCTCTGCCTTGTTATCACCATTCGCGATCAATGGCTCTCCGTTGAGGAATGGATCAGCCAGGAGTTCGATATCCCTGTAAGGCTTGTAACTGAAGAGCAGGTCGAAACTTTATCGGATATCAGGACCTCGTTTCAGGCTCTGCAGAAAAAGCTCGAGGAACAAAACTTCCGATCCATCCACCGTCTGGATGAAATAGATGCCGCTCGCCGCATGGAAGACATGGTTTCCTATGTTGACATGTATTATATGGAGGATTTGAGTCTGGAAAAGCTGTCGAATGTTTTCTTCTTAAGCCGCGAGCATATCTCAAGAAAGTATAAGCAAGAGACCGGAATGACCCTGTCCAAATACATCACGGAGCTTAGAATAAGACAGGCAAAGTCGTGGCTGCAACAAAAAGACAAAAGCATTTACTCCATCTCGACCATGCTTGGCTATCAAGATGAAATCTACTTTTCAAAGCTATTTAAAAAGGTCGTCGGAATGACGCCTTTTGAGTTCAGGAATAAGAACGATCAACATGTATCTAAAGGGGTGACATGA
- a CDS encoding cache domain-containing sensor histidine kinase has translation MKSIQSRLLIMLLIFIVLPYFLSVFFIYTYTKNSVEQYELENSREQLQKNADELEQYFDDMVDFPYILYRNPDLFRIFNNGFEDSIYFSPMTMKKSLETFYLMRKEFRQIRFYIAKNNESFTVYNAMISTHRYQPNFLNQDPIKQLYTSDSQYLIEPPHTLENYNNAAIVPKSDKTMVMTFHHKIIDVLSKKFLGMITIDIDLGEYARICNNLVQGDESSVLLIDSKDRVMYANDRALIGKPLPTDEKQRLDGNRSRHDDDIILSKELSGSLNGWKLIKVMSSQALFEDVRKTAYTNILVGIGVGILGLLMICIISNRITRPITRLSSKVRSIEGGNMNVPFDDTKSDEIGHLESHMKDMMNRINSHIDREYKLEIENRKNQFRALKSQVNPHFLFNALQSIGAVALRSNAPKVYQLLTSLSKMMRYSMQADQWVRVRDEAEYTKAYLSLQTERFGKNVSYSVNIDESILDMTIPSMVLQPLAENYFKHTYEEGYSNAHLSINGEKQGNDLCFTVENDGPGLTEQELQTLREHIYTPPYEGTYSHEHIGLKNIRDRLLLGYGPSAEMKVDSNDGQGFSVSMRIPIKTDLGKDKDLLQERR, from the coding sequence GTGAAAAGTATACAAAGCCGTTTATTGATCATGCTGCTGATTTTCATCGTTCTGCCCTATTTCCTGTCCGTTTTTTTCATCTACACTTATACAAAAAACAGTGTGGAGCAGTATGAACTTGAAAACAGCCGGGAGCAGCTTCAGAAGAATGCGGATGAACTGGAGCAGTATTTTGACGACATGGTTGATTTTCCATATATTCTGTACCGTAACCCTGATCTGTTTCGGATTTTTAATAATGGCTTCGAAGACTCCATTTATTTCAGCCCTATGACCATGAAAAAGAGTCTCGAAACCTTTTATCTAATGAGAAAAGAATTCCGGCAAATCCGTTTCTATATTGCTAAAAACAATGAGTCATTTACTGTCTATAATGCAATGATCAGCACACACAGGTATCAGCCGAATTTTCTTAACCAGGACCCGATCAAACAGCTGTATACATCTGACTCACAATATTTGATTGAGCCGCCCCACACTCTTGAGAATTACAATAATGCAGCCATTGTTCCAAAATCGGACAAAACGATGGTGATGACTTTTCACCACAAAATTATAGACGTTCTTTCTAAAAAGTTTCTTGGGATGATTACAATCGACATTGATTTGGGCGAGTACGCCCGCATTTGCAATAACCTTGTCCAGGGAGACGAATCTTCTGTTTTGCTTATTGATTCAAAAGATCGCGTCATGTATGCAAACGATCGTGCCCTGATTGGAAAACCTCTTCCTACCGATGAAAAGCAACGTCTTGATGGGAATCGGAGCCGGCATGATGACGATATTATCTTATCAAAGGAGTTATCAGGGTCACTGAACGGCTGGAAATTGATTAAGGTCATGTCGAGTCAGGCTTTATTTGAAGATGTCAGGAAAACCGCCTATACCAATATCCTTGTCGGCATCGGCGTAGGAATACTGGGTTTGCTGATGATATGCATTATCTCAAATAGGATTACCCGTCCCATTACGAGGCTGAGCAGCAAAGTCCGCTCCATTGAAGGCGGAAATATGAATGTCCCCTTTGATGATACCAAAAGCGATGAAATTGGCCATTTGGAGTCACACATGAAGGACATGATGAACCGGATCAATTCCCACATTGACCGTGAATATAAGCTTGAAATTGAAAACAGGAAGAACCAATTCAGGGCGTTAAAATCACAGGTTAATCCTCATTTTTTGTTTAACGCTTTACAATCCATCGGCGCTGTTGCCCTCAGGTCGAATGCACCAAAGGTCTATCAATTGCTGACTTCGCTGTCCAAAATGATGCGCTACTCAATGCAGGCAGATCAATGGGTACGGGTTAGGGATGAAGCTGAGTATACAAAAGCGTACCTCTCCCTTCAAACAGAGCGTTTTGGTAAAAATGTAAGTTACTCGGTCAATATCGATGAGTCCATTTTGGACATGACAATTCCAAGTATGGTTCTGCAGCCCCTAGCAGAGAATTACTTTAAACACACGTATGAGGAAGGTTACAGCAACGCTCATTTGTCCATTAATGGTGAAAAACAAGGAAACGATCTGTGCTTTACTGTAGAGAATGATGGTCCGGGTCTGACGGAACAAGAGCTTCAGACTCTACGGGAACATATCTATACACCCCCTTACGAAGGGACTTATTCGCATGAACATATAGGCCTGAAGAATATTCGTGACAGGCTGCTTCTAGGGTATGGACCAAGTGCAGAAATGAAAGTAGATTCGAATGACGGACAAGGGTTTTCCGTCAGTATGAGGATCCCGATTAAGACCGACCTTGGGAAGGATAAAGACTTACTTCAGGAAAGGAGATGA
- a CDS encoding IS3 family transposase (programmed frameshift), translated as MSKNIYTEFQIKELEKNPNIISASERSISYSPEFKTKAVKEYKKGKAPSQIFIDQGINLEIIGKKQPKRCLQRWRSTFERFGEEGFLTERRGKGSTGRPTSKPQSVEDQLRKAEARIKFLEAENGLPKKAGRARKAGSEKEMILTAAEKFYLIERTIRIHQLKKAVSYLCKLAGVSRSGYYDWLKAAPYRELREEQDELDIELIRNIFISKKEKVGALQIKMIMENDYSAVMNHKKIRRLMTKYNLLAKIRRANPYRKMAKATKEHLTCPNLLNREFNQEVPGKVLLTDITYLYYGKGQKAYLSCVKDAATKEIVTYHLSTSLEMDIVYETLNKLKQAVCHEFHPSAILHSDQGFHYTHPLFQRKVKELGITQSMSRKGNCWDNAPMESFFGHFKDLAEYKTCTNLTDVKEEIDRVIEEYNEHRYQWGLRKMAPVQYRDHLLAA; from the exons ATGAGTAAGAATATATATACTGAATTTCAGATTAAAGAACTTGAAAAGAATCCAAATATCATTAGTGCTTCCGAGCGATCTATTTCCTATAGTCCGGAATTTAAAACAAAAGCTGTTAAGGAATATAAAAAGGGGAAAGCCCCCTCTCAAATTTTCATTGACCAGGGAATTAATCTCGAAATAATTGGAAAGAAACAACCCAAACGTTGTCTACAGCGCTGGCGTAGTACCTTTGAAAGGTTTGGTGAGGAAGGCTTCCTTACGGAACGCCGTGGAAAAGGAAGTACAGGACGCCCCACTTCCAAGCCACAGTCTGTAGAAGATCAACTTAGGAAGGCCGAGGCGAGAATCAAATTCCTTGAAGCAGAAAATG GACTTCCTAAAAAAGCTGGAAGAGCTAGAAAGGCAGGCTCTGAAAAAGAAATGATTCTAACTGCTGCTGAGAAGTTCTATCTGATTGAAAGGACGATCAGAATACACCAATTAAAGAAGGCTGTTTCTTATCTATGCAAATTGGCTGGTGTAAGTCGAAGTGGCTACTATGATTGGTTAAAGGCAGCTCCTTACCGTGAGCTTCGTGAAGAACAGGATGAATTGGACATAGAATTGATCAGAAATATTTTCATCAGTAAAAAGGAAAAAGTAGGCGCCCTCCAAATCAAAATGATTATGGAGAATGACTACTCGGCCGTCATGAATCATAAGAAAATCAGACGGTTGATGACAAAATATAATCTCCTAGCGAAAATCAGAAGGGCCAACCCGTATCGGAAGATGGCCAAGGCAACCAAGGAGCACCTTACTTGTCCAAACCTCCTTAATCGTGAATTCAATCAGGAGGTGCCAGGGAAGGTCCTGCTTACTGACATTACCTATCTTTATTATGGGAAAGGCCAAAAAGCGTATTTATCCTGCGTAAAAGATGCCGCCACAAAAGAAATCGTTACGTACCATTTATCTACTTCATTAGAAATGGATATCGTTTACGAGACTTTAAATAAGCTAAAGCAGGCTGTGTGTCACGAGTTCCATCCGAGTGCAATCCTTCATTCTGACCAGGGGTTCCATTACACCCATCCGCTATTTCAACGCAAAGTGAAGGAACTTGGGATAACCCAATCCATGTCCCGCAAGGGAAACTGTTGGGATAATGCGCCAATGGAAAGTTTCTTTGGCCACTTTAAGGATTTGGCAGAATATAAAACATGTACTAATTTAACGGATGTGAAGGAAGAAATTGATCGAGTTATTGAAGAATATAATGAACATCGTTATCAATGGGGGCTAAGGAAAATGGCCCCAGTACAATACCGGGACCATTTATTAGCTGCTTAG
- a CDS encoding FMN-binding glutamate synthase family protein — translation MSKLKHYLPTVLKGSAVLGTVAAAAYFYRKDDTQKQHSILRNFPLIGRIRYMTEQIGPELRQYLFENNNEGTPFSRKEFEDVVKAGKYKERLIGFGSERDFNEAGYYIRNSMFPNLREELRIDNSQKINTKVYEVDEEGLLTRKEKREDRQIEPYFLRDEDAVIIGGDTCRNPFKLKGLVGQSAMSYGALGENAITALSRGLGLAGGTWMNTGEGGLSKYHLSGNPDIIMQIGPGLFGVRTAGGEFSWEEFKKKSEIEQVKAFEIKLAQGAKIRGGHIEGQKVTEEIAQIRLVEPGQTINSPNRFYEFKNFNELFEFVERMRDVGGKPIGIKIVVGDLDALEEMTKNMRDTGKGPDFITVDGGEGGTGATYQELADAVGLPIMSALPLVDEMLKKYGVRNRVKLIASGKLTSPDKVAVALAMGADLVNIARGFMISVGCIMAEICHTNHCPAGVATTDSKLQDGLVIEEKQYRVANYVISLREGLFNLAAAAGIDTPTKFERKHIVHKDEWGRVSPVRDITLTPEKVEKLRNKEKVEK, via the coding sequence ATGTCCAAATTAAAACATTACCTTCCTACAGTTTTAAAAGGATCTGCCGTTTTAGGGACAGTTGCGGCCGCAGCGTACTTTTACCGAAAGGATGATACACAAAAACAACATTCAATCCTGAGGAATTTCCCCCTAATAGGCCGAATTAGATACATGACAGAGCAAATAGGACCTGAACTTAGGCAGTATTTATTTGAAAATAATAATGAAGGCACCCCTTTCTCAAGAAAGGAATTCGAGGATGTTGTAAAAGCAGGAAAATATAAGGAGCGTTTAATCGGATTTGGATCGGAACGTGACTTCAATGAGGCTGGATACTATATTCGAAATAGTATGTTTCCCAATCTCCGGGAAGAATTAAGAATAGATAATAGCCAAAAAATCAATACAAAGGTATATGAAGTAGATGAGGAAGGTCTATTGACCAGAAAGGAGAAGCGGGAAGATAGACAAATAGAACCGTACTTTTTACGAGACGAGGATGCTGTCATAATCGGAGGGGACACATGCCGGAATCCCTTTAAATTAAAGGGGCTCGTAGGACAATCTGCAATGAGCTACGGTGCACTCGGTGAGAATGCCATCACTGCACTGTCGAGAGGATTAGGGCTTGCAGGAGGAACATGGATGAATACTGGTGAAGGTGGTCTTTCCAAATATCATCTCTCCGGAAATCCCGACATCATAATGCAAATCGGTCCGGGACTGTTTGGAGTAAGGACAGCAGGTGGGGAGTTCTCCTGGGAAGAATTCAAGAAGAAAAGTGAAATCGAGCAAGTAAAGGCATTTGAAATTAAGCTGGCACAAGGTGCCAAAATCAGAGGTGGGCATATTGAAGGGCAAAAGGTGACAGAAGAAATTGCCCAAATTCGCCTAGTGGAACCTGGCCAAACGATCAATAGCCCTAACCGGTTCTATGAATTCAAGAATTTTAATGAATTGTTCGAATTTGTGGAAAGAATGAGGGATGTAGGCGGAAAGCCTATCGGTATCAAAATTGTTGTGGGGGATCTTGATGCACTTGAGGAAATGACGAAAAACATGAGAGATACAGGTAAAGGACCTGATTTTATCACGGTGGATGGCGGAGAAGGTGGAACTGGGGCAACCTATCAGGAGCTTGCAGATGCAGTCGGACTCCCAATTATGTCAGCCTTGCCACTTGTAGATGAGATGTTAAAAAAATATGGTGTACGTAACAGGGTCAAGCTGATTGCATCAGGCAAGCTGACTTCTCCAGATAAAGTGGCGGTCGCTTTAGCGATGGGGGCAGATTTAGTCAATATAGCCCGCGGTTTTATGATTAGCGTTGGCTGCATCATGGCTGAAATCTGCCATACAAACCATTGCCCTGCAGGAGTAGCCACAACTGATTCAAAGTTGCAGGATGGTCTGGTTATTGAGGAAAAACAATACCGAGTCGCCAATTACGTGATTTCCCTCCGCGAGGGGCTATTTAACCTTGCAGCTGCCGCAGGTATAGATACTCCGACCAAATTTGAACGAAAACACATCGTTCACAAGGATGAGTGGGGAAGAGTTTCCCCTGTCCGGGACATCACCCTAACTCCCGAAAAAGTGGAGAAATTAAGAAATAAGGAAAAAGTGGAGAAATAG
- a CDS encoding NAD(P)H-binding protein, whose product MRVLVIGTEDMTGEHVVKQLADRHHNPVALVGAENKVEEMVKLGARDVVSLEKRDFSSAFSGCEAVIYLSSASPRTGEGKPILVDHQSVIDSVEAAKKHGVKRFVLMNTMGEKEMESLDSSTNGVKYHSEELLRQEKLTYTVIRTSMPVDKPGIGKVEAGPSIVHDKGEIPKEDIASVLVKALDTKEVYNKTFHVTSGEILIHEALQRL is encoded by the coding sequence ATGAGAGTTCTGGTAATAGGAACAGAGGACATGACCGGAGAGCACGTTGTAAAACAGCTGGCAGACAGGCACCATAACCCGGTAGCACTGGTAGGAGCAGAAAATAAAGTTGAGGAAATGGTTAAACTTGGAGCACGAGATGTAGTTTCTTTGGAAAAAAGGGATTTTTCCAGTGCTTTTTCAGGCTGTGAAGCAGTGATCTACCTGAGTAGCGCCAGTCCCCGGACTGGGGAGGGCAAACCAATACTGGTTGACCATCAGTCAGTAATAGACTCAGTTGAGGCTGCTAAGAAACATGGGGTAAAGCGCTTTGTTTTGATGAACACCATGGGAGAAAAAGAAATGGAGAGCTTAGATTCTAGTACAAACGGTGTCAAGTACCACTCAGAAGAGCTATTAAGACAGGAAAAGCTTACATATACGGTCATACGGACAAGTATGCCTGTGGATAAGCCGGGAATAGGTAAAGTTGAAGCTGGACCATCAATTGTGCATGACAAAGGCGAGATACCAAAGGAGGATATTGCTTCTGTATTGGTCAAAGCGCTGGATACTAAAGAAGTATATAATAAAACGTTCCATGTAACTTCTGGAGAAATTCTGATTCATGAAGCACTCCAAAGATTATAG
- a CDS encoding YolD-like family protein — translation MILKSLKKKGITTIIYYKEGVLKTCKGQLHKLNLNEQTLSLKDENQKIFSIRLSRIMEIY, via the coding sequence ATGATCTTGAAATCGTTGAAAAAAAAGGGCATAACGACCATCATTTATTATAAAGAAGGAGTATTAAAAACATGCAAGGGTCAATTGCATAAACTTAACCTTAATGAACAAACTCTTTCCTTAAAAGATGAAAATCAAAAGATTTTCTCTATTCGTTTATCTCGTATTATGGAAATCTATTAA
- a CDS encoding L-dopachrome tautomerase-related protein, with the protein MQPMLPMEKYFGQFELVHAFYGAMPTGVSVSETGRIFVCFPKWGDDVQFTVAEIVEGELQPYPSVETNLVNTGNITMSFVSVQSIVADGRGTLWVLDTGAPNFSEPIQGGAKLVAVDLSTNTIRRVYTFTEDVVLPTTYLNDVRLDFRVGRAGYAYITDSSSRGPGAIIVVDLENGNAFRRLNGAISTSPDPYFLPKVEGEILMNRNPDGSSFPFRLASDSLAISPDGKVLFYAPLTSRQLFSISTESLRDRRIQDLNLSQYVQYFGEKGASDGMITSAKGIVYAGDYENNSIRKILPNGAMETIAHDPRILWPDTFSIGPDQYLYVIVNQLHRQARFHYGRDLREKPYSLLRMRIDEFPAPTFS; encoded by the coding sequence ATGCAACCTATGTTACCTATGGAAAAATATTTTGGGCAGTTTGAACTGGTGCATGCTTTTTATGGGGCTATGCCTACAGGTGTCAGCGTTTCCGAAACCGGTCGTATTTTTGTATGCTTTCCGAAATGGGGAGACGACGTTCAATTTACTGTGGCAGAAATTGTTGAGGGTGAATTGCAGCCTTATCCCAGTGTAGAAACCAATTTAGTTAATACTGGGAATATTACGATGTCTTTCGTCAGTGTCCAAAGTATCGTTGCTGATGGAAGAGGAACACTTTGGGTACTAGATACAGGGGCACCAAATTTTTCTGAACCTATTCAAGGGGGAGCAAAATTAGTTGCTGTTGATTTAAGCACGAATACAATAAGGAGAGTATATACCTTTACAGAAGATGTTGTCTTGCCAACAACTTATCTGAATGATGTCCGTTTGGATTTTCGGGTTGGAAGAGCAGGCTATGCATATATAACGGATTCTTCTTCCAGAGGGCCAGGGGCTATTATTGTCGTAGATTTAGAAAATGGGAACGCGTTTAGACGCTTAAATGGGGCAATATCAACTTCACCTGATCCCTATTTTTTACCGAAAGTAGAAGGTGAAATTTTGATGAATCGAAACCCGGACGGCTCGTCTTTCCCATTTAGATTGGCTTCCGATAGTTTAGCGATTTCTCCTGATGGAAAGGTTTTATTTTATGCTCCGCTTACCAGCCGTCAGCTGTTCTCGATCTCAACAGAATCCCTAAGAGACAGAAGGATACAGGACCTGAATTTATCCCAATATGTGCAGTATTTTGGGGAAAAAGGTGCGTCTGATGGAATGATCACCAGCGCAAAAGGAATCGTTTATGCGGGAGACTATGAAAACAATAGTATCCGGAAGATATTGCCGAATGGCGCAATGGAAACCATCGCACATGACCCGAGAATTTTATGGCCGGATACTTTTTCGATTGGCCCCGATCAATACTTATATGTCATTGTGAATCAATTACATCGGCAGGCGAGATTTCATTATGGAAGAGACCTCCGGGAAAAACCATATAGTTTACTTCGTATGAGAATTGATGAATTCCCCGCTCCTACCTTTTCATAG
- a CDS encoding VOC family protein translates to MKIASSPINSKINNVFIHVNDLKKSVEWYCNLLGISRNNDSVESPVYNIPVTSETGLTLDDHTFDPNFIFKPSNNVLFNFYAKDIDEAYQFIKSNNIAIVKEIERIGSFAYFNFQDPDGNVLMICNG, encoded by the coding sequence ATGAAAATAGCCAGTTCTCCTATCAATAGTAAAATAAACAATGTTTTTATTCATGTTAATGATTTAAAGAAATCAGTTGAATGGTATTGCAATCTCCTTGGCATCTCACGAAATAATGACTCTGTAGAATCACCTGTTTACAATATTCCTGTAACAAGTGAAACTGGATTAACTTTAGATGACCATACGTTTGATCCTAATTTCATATTTAAGCCATCCAATAATGTCTTATTTAATTTCTACGCAAAAGATATAGACGAAGCTTACCAATTTATCAAGAGTAATAACATAGCCATTGTTAAAGAAATAGAGCGTATTGGAAGTTTTGCTTATTTTAACTTTCAAGACCCAGATGGTAATGTACTTATGATTTGTAATGGTTAA